AGACTTACTTAAATTTCAAAATGATGAATTAAAAGAAGCTAATTTAGTTGAAGGGGAGTCCGAACAATTAGAACAAGATATTAAACGAATTCAAAATTCTGAAAATTTGAGCCTCGCATTGAATAACGCACATATTACCTTAACTGATGAACATGCTATAACAGATAGATTATATGACCTAAGTAATCAATTAAGTGCAATAGATGAAATTTTGCCGGGTAAGTATTCGGAGCTAAAGGATCATGTCGATCAATTTTATTACACTCTAGATGATGCTAAACATCAATTATATGATGAATTAACTAATACTGAGTTTGATGAGCAATATCTCAATGAACTAGAATCCAGAATGAACTTATTGAACAATTTAAAACGTAAGTATGGCAAAGAGATAGTAGAACTTATTAATTATCAAGGAAAAATAGAAGATGAAATTAATAAAATCGAAAATTATGAAGAGAGCACTTCTCAATTACGAAAAGATATTGAAGGTCTATATAATGATGTAATATCAATTGGTAAAAAACTTTCTGCCGAAAGACGTAAAGAAGCTCAAGTACTACGAGACCATATTGTCGAAGAAATTCAAAATTTACAAATGAAAGACGCAAATTTAGAAATCTCTTTCAAACCATTAGATGAACCTAGTAATGAAGGTATAGAATTTATAGAATTTTTAATTAGCCCCAATAAAGGCGAACCATTAAAAAGTTTGAATAAAATAGCTTCTGGTGGTGAACTATCGAGAATCATGTTGGCATTGAAAACTATTTTTGTTAAATCAAGAGGACAAACCGCTATTTTATTTGACGAAGTAGATTCAGGGGTTTCAGGTCAAGCCGCACAAAAAATGGCAGAAAAAATGAAAGACATTGCACAGCATATTCAAGTTATTTGTATTTCACATTTACCACAAGTCGCGTCAATGAGTGACCATCATTTATTAATAAGCAAAGCATTAAATGATGAGCGCACGACTACTAAAGTTAAAGAGCTTTTAGAAGATGAACGCATAGACGAAATTGCACGTATGATTTCTGGAGCTAGTGTTACCGACATCACACGTCAAAACGCTAAAGAAATGTTAGAACAAAATAACAATAATTAGTGAAGGTTATATTCCTTATAAAACGTAAATTTACTATATATAGTTGTATTTACGTTTTATAAGGAATATTATGGAATTTAATTAGTACCTAGTACTAATTTTTCACTAAATATTACGTCTCACAAGCATAATTCATCCCTTAAAAATAGAGTAAATTGACTTAAATATAATTATTTCTTGCTATCCTAGATAATATATTTAAATGTTATTATTTTTATATAATGAACGTATAAGTTAAAATATAGAAGGTACGAAATTCAAAAATAAAATTTATTTAAATTCTTTAAGTAACCGTTGTAGCACTGATTAATTCTAATAAAATTGAGTATCTATATTAATAGCACCAATTGAAATTTTGCGATGATACTTTTATACAACGACAAGTTAGGAGCACAAAAATGTCAGAAGAAAAATATGATTTAGTGATATTAGGCGGGGGAACAGCTGGTTATGTATCGGCCATTCGCGCATCACAATTAGGTAAAAAAGTTGCCTTAGTCGAAAATAAATTACTAGGTGGCACTTGTTTACATAAAGGTTGCATCCCTACGAAAGCACTATTAAAATCTGCAGAAGTGATGGACACGATTAAACACGCTAGCGAATTTGGTGTAGATGTTGATAATTTCGCACTTAATTTTGATAATATTCAACAGCGCAAAAAAGATGTTGTCAATCAAATGCATAATGGTGTTAATCACTTAATAAAAAATAATAAAATCGATGTATTTAATGGTACTGGACGCATCCTTGGCCCTTCTATATTTTCGCCACAAAGTGGAACAATTTCTGTTGAATATGAAGATGGAGAATCGGATTTAATTCCTAATTCTAATGTACTTATTTGTACAGGATCTGATCCTATTTCATTACCATTTTTACCATTCGATCACACTACTATTTTATCTAGTAGTGACATTTTGGAGTTAGATCAACTTCCTGACTCTTTAGCAATTATCGGTGGTGGCGTAATTGGTCTAGAATTTGCGTCATTAATGAATGATTTTGGAGTAGAAGTTAGCGTTATAGAGGCGGGCGAACGTATTTTACCTACAGAAAGCAAAAATATAGCAAATACTTTAAAATCTGAGTTAACTAACAGAGGCGTTAAATTTTATGAAAATACGCAGTTAGCCGAAGAGCATATTAAAATCGATCGTAATTCAATAACGATACAAGCAAATGATAGCGTATTAACAGTCGAGAAAGTATTAGTTTCTATAGGTAGAAAGCCTAGAACTGAAGATATTGGTTTAAATAATACTAAAATAAAAACGACTGATACAGGTCACATTATCGTAAACGAACATCAACAAACTGATGACAAACATATTTATGCCGCTGGCGACTGTATTGGAAAATTGCAATTAGCACACGTTGGTTCTAAAGAGGGGATGATTGCCGTAGACCATATGTATGATCATTACCCTTTGCCAATAGATTATAATAAAATGCCTCGTTGCGTTTATACACAACCTGAAGTTGCTTCTATTGGTTTAAACATTGATGAAGCTAAACAGCAAGGTTATAAGGCGAGAGCATTTAAAGTACCTTTTAAAGCAATCGGTAAAGCAGTAATTGAAGATACAAACAACCAGAATGGTTTTTGTGA
The genomic region above belongs to Staphylococcus durrellii and contains:
- the recN gene encoding DNA repair protein RecN is translated as MLQTLSIKQFAIIDELEINFSEGLTVLSGETGAGKSIIIDAIGQLIGIRASSDFVRHGEKKAIIEGIFDIDNSKEAITILEDLSIDTTEDFLIVKREIFSTGKSMCRINNQIVTLQDLRKVMQELLDIHGQHETQTLLKQKYHLQLLDNYAEGRYEKLLTNYTETFQAYKTKKKELAELENADQALLQRLDLLKFQNDELKEANLVEGESEQLEQDIKRIQNSENLSLALNNAHITLTDEHAITDRLYDLSNQLSAIDEILPGKYSELKDHVDQFYYTLDDAKHQLYDELTNTEFDEQYLNELESRMNLLNNLKRKYGKEIVELINYQGKIEDEINKIENYEESTSQLRKDIEGLYNDVISIGKKLSAERRKEAQVLRDHIVEEIQNLQMKDANLEISFKPLDEPSNEGIEFIEFLISPNKGEPLKSLNKIASGGELSRIMLALKTIFVKSRGQTAILFDEVDSGVSGQAAQKMAEKMKDIAQHIQVICISHLPQVASMSDHHLLISKALNDERTTTKVKELLEDERIDEIARMISGASVTDITRQNAKEMLEQNNNN
- the lpdA gene encoding dihydrolipoyl dehydrogenase; protein product: MSEEKYDLVILGGGTAGYVSAIRASQLGKKVALVENKLLGGTCLHKGCIPTKALLKSAEVMDTIKHASEFGVDVDNFALNFDNIQQRKKDVVNQMHNGVNHLIKNNKIDVFNGTGRILGPSIFSPQSGTISVEYEDGESDLIPNSNVLICTGSDPISLPFLPFDHTTILSSSDILELDQLPDSLAIIGGGVIGLEFASLMNDFGVEVSVIEAGERILPTESKNIANTLKSELTNRGVKFYENTQLAEEHIKIDRNSITIQANDSVLTVEKVLVSIGRKPRTEDIGLNNTKIKTTDTGHIIVNEHQQTDDKHIYAAGDCIGKLQLAHVGSKEGMIAVDHMYDHYPLPIDYNKMPRCVYTQPEVASIGLNIDEAKQQGYKARAFKVPFKAIGKAVIEDTNNQNGFCEIVIDQNEENVLGLNMIGPHVTELINEVSLLQFMNGSTLELGLTTHAHPSLSEVLMELGLKVENRSIHV